The following coding sequences are from one Leishmania braziliensis MHOM/BR/75/M2904 complete genome, chromosome 36 window:
- a CDS encoding related to multifunctional cyclin-dependent kinase pho85-like protein, which translates to MTLMNVCVYGLSSQMLEAFFVRECARSAHPLVASSASELRFGLVAAGESMGAWGMAWPVALEWCQCQRTPCIHVPYLSYHPHHCEGGRQSSVEHYVAQVRFTSQEMNRLRDQQSDAEHLSMPCRLVILEEAFLRASCAPESSICVAPGTVIAGVDQRYSQPSSLCITPFEPKKNVFMECDGEAPQWLAVLDVRQCHDGSDIEDGDPLGCIGRNGAATAPVCFGSTGEQFAFLYNLPALPRRTFAPVLKTVSSGMNFPASEEDADVRVGSPNGSIPPFCECLPDSGKRAAADTPGPLLSLTFYANDPTQPFDQAAWESRLTSHQSEVMRRRMRETTDGVPSTTVCHVTDVRPVPVEGSCWCRFHLPMPVPSKRQLRQVHMKRVAAAASGNSDQDNYSTASPPGSSTSSVSTISSPHSGCYHSHVESSRRSARDGETRPSAGFLAKGWCVRPLQTIKPVLPLTGLADSSGRAPLMAARTQHAWTCLLNLHELEEFAIEVTVKVPYIADGTVLSLQGNTVLFSGMLHSSTSGTVLLPVYCPAPAGAPEGVASLWMKLYVQYLLTFPLEGCGQRGPLEIVRSLESLAWLTVSTLIGHRGLGKTYTRSSSPRRGAPLVIKCSENTIPSFQAAHARKCNMIEFDVMLSEDRVPVVIHDPLIELMALKREGVRACPDKAEYTSVRAAVHRLNYTRLRGLHVQCCKPLDRVFATKDLLVQHWDTLIAWARNCQPKLLKGSSSSQNSVCNCSSVRTVESSVMRMEDFPNGVPSLREVLEQTPPSLSFNIEVKYPFQPLVDSNLFLQSDAFEVNGFVDEILRVVFEFSDDGRNIVFSSFDPNVCLALALKQSRYDVFFLSDTKEMRDLKDYRSFYVEGAIQFAAAQHLAGVSMNAGTLLSPEDEVVLPNIPEVPLHGSAERGPVIADLFHADDPQHAPPTVPPSFGAYGRAMIAEMHHRNLKVWTWGDMNSYLYFAYVQATKMRVDGVIGDRMPVLPSLKQCGQHSTLDMKPSDEERVEMEKLGSDH; encoded by the coding sequence ATGACACTGATGAACGTATGTGTCTACGGCCTCTCCAGCCAGATGCTGGAGGCTTTCTTTGTGCGAGAGTGCGCTCGAAGCGCGCATCCGCTCGTggcttcctccgcctcggaGCTGCGCTTTGGTCTTGTGGCCGCAGGGGAAAGTATGGGGGCATGGGGCATGGCGTGGCCTGTGGCGCTCGAGTGGTGCCAGTGCCAGCGTACCCCATGCATACACGTTCCTTACCTCTCGTACCACCCCCACCACTGCGAGGGCGGTCGACAGTCTTCCGTGGAGCATTACGTGGCTCAGGTGCGTTTTACAAGTCAGGAGATGAACAGGTTACGTGATCAGCAGTCTGACGCAGAGCACCTTTCCATGCCGTGCCGGCTGGTCATTCTAGAGGAGGCATTCCTTCGCGCATCGTGCGCCCCCGAGTCGAGCATCTGTGTCGCCCCTGGCACTGTGATTGCCGGGGTTGATCAGCGGTACAGCCagccttcctctctctgcatcaCACCATTTGAACCCAAAAAGAATGTGTTCATGGAGTGCGACGGAGAGGCACCACAGTGGCTGGCGGTACTGGATGTGCGTCAGTGCCACGATGGCAGCGACATAGAGGACGGTGATCCGCTTGGTTGCATTGGAAGGAATGGCGCTGCTACAGCGCCCGTCTGCTTCGGTTCCACTGGTGAGCAGTTTGCCTTTCTCTACAACTtgcctgcgctgccgcgacgCACCTTTGCCCCTGTGCTCAAGACGGTATCCTCTGGGATGAATTTTCCGGCATCCGAAGAGGACGCAGACGTTCGCGTCGGCTCACCAAACGGCAGCATCCCACCTTTCTGCGAATGCCTTCCTGACAGTGGTAAGCGTGCAGCCGCCGATACCCCAGGGCCgttgctctctctcaccTTCTACGCCAACGATCCTACCCAGCCGTTCGACCAGGCCGCGTGGGAGTCGAGGTTGACGTCGCATCAGAGCGAGGTGATGCGTCGGCGCATGCGCGAGACTACCGACGGAGTTCCGTCGACCACCGTCTGCCACGTCACCGACGTGCGACCGGTTCCGGTGGAGggcagctgctggtgtcgcTTTCATCTGCCTATGCCTGTGCCATCGAAGCGGCAGCTACGTCAGGTGCACATGAAGCGTGTGGCTGCGGCCGCGTCAGGCAACAGTGACCAGGACAACTACAGCACAGCGAGCCCGCCAGGGTCTTCAACATCGTCGGTATCCACGATAAGTTCCCCCCACAGTGGCTGCTACCACAGTCACGTGGAGAGCTCACGGCGCTCTGCACGTGATGGGGAAACACGGCCGTCTGCTGGTTTCCTGGCCAAGGGCTGGTGTGTGCGACCATTGCAGACAATCAAGCCCGTTCTGCCGCTGACGGGCTTAGCGGACAGCAGTGGAAGAGCGCCGCTCATGGCGGCGCGTACGCAGCATGCGTGGACGTGTCTCCTCAACCTTCACGAGCTGGAGGAATTTGCGATCGAGGTGACTGTCAAGGTGCCGTACATCGCGGATGGCACGGTGCTTTCCCTCCAAGGCAATACCGTACTCTTCTCCGGCATGCTGCATTCCAGCACGAGCGGCACCGTGCTCTTGCCAGTCTACTGCCCTGCGCCCGCGGGTGCGCCGGAAGGCGTCGCGTCGCTGTGGATGAAGCTGTACGTGCAGTACCTGTTGACGTTTCCATTGGAGGGGTGTGGGCAACGCGGGCCGCTGGAGATTGTGCGGTCCCTGGAGTCGCTTGCGTGGCTCACTGTCTCCACCTTGATTGGACACCGCGGGTTGGGCAAGACATACACACGCTCGTCCTCCCCCCGCAGAGGCGCGCCACTCGTCATAAAATGCAGCGAGAACACCATACCATCATTCCAAGCCGCGCACGCCCGCAAGTGCAATATGATCGAATTTGACGTCATGCTCTCCGAGGACCGCGTGCCGGTTGTGATTCACGACCCGCTGATTGAGCTGATGGCGCTGAAGCGAGAGGGTGTACGGGCGTGTCCGGATAAGGCTGAGTACACATCAgtgcgcgctgcggtgcacaGGTTGAACTATACGCGGCTGCGTGGCCTGCATGTGCAGTGCTGCAAGCCTCTTGACCGCGTGTTCGCCACCAAAGACCTGCTGGTACAACATTGGGATACTCTGATAGCGTGGGCGCGCAATTGTCAGCCCAAGCTGCTGAAGggctcgtcgtcgtcgcagAACAGCGTATGCAATTGCAGCTCAGTGCGGACCGTTGAGAGCTCGGTGATGCGAATGGAGGACTTTCCGAACGGTGTGCCGTCGCTCCGGGAAGTGCTGGAGCAGACGCCACCATCTCTGAGCTTCAACATAGAGGTGAAATACCCTTTCCAACCGCTCGTCGACTCGAACCTCTTTCTACAGAGTGACGCGTTCGAGGTGAACGGGTTTGTGGACGAAATCCTGCGAGTCGTCTTTGAATTTTCGGACGACGGGCGCAATATCGTTTTCAGCAGTTTCGACCCCAACGTGTGCCTTGCGCTGGCCCTGAAGCAGAGTCGCTACGATGTCTTCTTCCTCAGTGATACGAAGGAGATGCGTGACTTGAAGGACTACCGTTCCTTCTACGTGGAGGGCGCCATCCAGttcgccgctgcgcagcacctcgcggGTGTTTCGATGAACGCAGGGACGCTTCTCTCACCAGAGGatgaggtggtgctgccaaATATTCCTGAGGTGCCACTGCACGGTTCGGCCGAACGAGGCCCCGTGATAGCAGATCTGTTCCATGCTGATGATCCGCAGCATGCTCCACCCACCGTGCCGCCGTCCTTCGGTGCGTATGGACGCGCCATGATCGCCGAGATGCATCACCGAAACCTGAAAGTGTGGACGTGGGGCGATATGAACAGCTACCTCTACTTTGCCTACGTGCAGGCGACCAAGATGCGGGTCGATGGTGTAATTGGGGATCGCATGCCCGTGCTCCCCTCTCTAAAACAATGTGGACAACATTCAACCCTCGACATGAAGCCTTCAGACGAAGAGCGTGTTGAGATGGAGAAGCTCGGAAGTGATCACTGA
- a CDS encoding putative membrane-bound acid phosphatase 2, translating into MACFARLGLATVLAAALIACAISSVYAQSTINNDSAVAAEDILKVLQVQVLHRHGARAGLPRENTTKICTESPCGYLSWAGVEMLLKVGGFLRSRYNSDPSVVSSPMFESPNYNLDVAYSRSTDVLRTLQSAEAFLRGFFPNMDSLYAAIHTVPESADVLLNSNTQPWLKFFYSNNKRLLREVCNPRTDELFPDWREITKIGAEIYQEGFCSDYETRSDCARTLFDIGAAKKAVGELSQYPLLEANFEKLKSITTVLFDYEYHYNHSDPLMFKQGGRGQPFAQQMVTNMEGVMAGSNTYRLMHYSAHDTSLGPVWGTLGDRTPDGMMPPFAQVLVAELLQNTTTGAHYVRILRGCPGQSPDTKFDFAWNSEWQMQCMDALGIAYKAKENICPFADFKRFVKWSEPADVRGYCYLDQASIDIANCPSETVVYGTPSSVLVPSTCQFYRSACPQFACGMGYTLNSVSMQCVCSKGSCLVSNTTSGGTTGRESYAGAAVNTDEKAVTLHDSNGLSAGAVASVSLAAFCVGAIIAVAATAAVCMHTTRRWHYQFMHMRSAVTERNQLRAEREEPTKNLVEVI; encoded by the coding sequence ATGGCTTGTTTTGCACGACTCGGCCTGGCAACTGttctggcggcggcgctgattGCGTGCGCCATCTCTAGTGTCTACGCACAGAGCACCATCAACAACGACAGTGCCGTAGCAGCGGAGGACATCCTGAAGGTGCTCCAGGTGCAGGTGCTACATCGCCACGGTGCCCGTGCCGGCCTGCCGCGCGAAAACACGACGAAGATTTGCACGGAGTCGCCCTGTGGGTACCTTTCGTGGGCGGGTGTTGAGATGCTGCTCAAAGTTGGCGGTTTTCTGCGATCCCGCTACAACTCCGATCCATCCGTGGTGAGCTCGCCGATGTTCGAGTCGCCGAACTACAACCTGGATGTGGCTTACAGCCGCTCCACCGATGTCCTGCGTACCCTGCAGAGCGCCGAGGCCTTCCTGCGCGGCTTCTTCCCCAATATGGACAGCCTCTACGCTGCTATTCACACCGTGCCGGAGTCGGCGGATGTACTGCTGAACAGCAACACGCAACCGTGGCTCAAGTTTTTCTACTCCAACAACAAGCGGCTTCTCCGCGAGGTATGCAACCCGAGGACAGATGAGCTTTTCCCCGACTGGAGGGAGATTACAAAGATTGGGGCAGAGATCTACCAGGAAGGGTTCTGCAGCGACTACGAGACTCGCTCCGACTGCGCGCGCACGCTCTTTGATATTGGTGCCGCGAAGAAGGCCGTTGGCGAGCTGTCCCAGTacccgctgctggaggcgaaCTTCGAGAAGCTGAAGAGCATCACAACTGTCCTGTTCGACTACGAGTACCACTACAACCACAGCGACCCGCTCATGTTCAAGCAAGGCGGCCGCGGCCAGCCGTTCGCTCAGCAGATGGTGACGAACATGGAAGGCGTGATGGCGGGATCGAACACGTACAGGCTCATGCACTACAGCGCTCACGACACCTCGCTGGGCCCAGTGTGGGGTACGCTCGGTGACCGCACCCCGGATGGTATGATGCCGCCTTTTGCCCAGGTCCttgtggcggagctgctgcagaacaCGACGACCGGCGCGCACTATGTTCGCATCCTGCGCGGCTGCCCTGGTCAGAGCCCTGACACGAAATTCGACTTTGCGTGGAATTCAGAGTGGCAGATGCAGTGTATGGACGCCCTCGGCATCGCCTACAAGGCGAAGGAGAACATTTGCCCGTTCGCCGACTTCAAGCGGTTCGTGAAGTGGTCGGAGCCGGCGGATGTGCGCGGCTACTGCTACCTTGACCAGGCCTCTATCGACATCGCGAACTGCCCCTCGGAAACGGTCGTCTACGGTACCCCCTCCAGTGTCCTGGTCCCCAGCACGTGCCAGTTCTACCGCTCTGCGTGCCCGCAGTTCGCTTGCGGGATGGGTTACACCCTTAACAGCGTGAGTATGCAGTGCGTCTGCTCCAAAGGCAGCTGCCTGGTCTCGAACACGACCTCAGGCGGTACGACCGGCAGAGAGAGCTacgccggtgccgccgtgAACACCGACGAGAAGGCAGTTACGCTGCACGACTCCAACGGCCtcagcgccggcgctgtcgcGAGCGTGTCACTGGCAGCCTTCTGCGTAGGAGCcatcatcgccgtcgccgccacggccgcaGTATGCATGCACACAACGCGACGCTGGCACTATCAGTTTATGCACATGAGGTCGGCAGTGACGGAGAGAAATCAGCTCCGTGCTGAGCGGGAGGAGCCGACGAAGAACTTGGTGGAAGTCATCTAG